One Diospyros lotus cultivar Yz01 chromosome 1, ASM1463336v1, whole genome shotgun sequence genomic window carries:
- the LOC127802041 gene encoding transcription factor DIVARICATA-like isoform X2: protein MITQWTREENKKFEKALAIYDEKTPDRWLKVAAMIPGKSVLDVMRQYEELEADVSDIEAGLVPIPGYLNSPFTLNMVDNRGFDVFRKRPLTSRSSDQERKKGVPWTEDEHRRFLMGLEKYGKGDWRNISRNFVISKTPTQVASHAQKYFIRQNLGGKDKRRPSIHDITTVHLSDAAPARCNGEPPSLDESSLLAAPHKSPGTPKILINWKKSNDGAVIVLDSSHHSPLPQYRYEIASQGLKLQRGAHVGTLNSLLQMQPAIYQIHG, encoded by the exons ATGATCACACAATGGACTAGAGAAGAGAACAAGAAGTTTGAGAAAGCTCTGGCCATATACGACGAGAAAACGCCGGATCGATGGCTGAAAGTGGCGGCCATGATCCCTGGCAAGTCAGTTCTTGATGTGATGAGGCAGTACGAGGAATTGGAAGCAGATGTTAGTGACATAGAAGCTGGCCTAGTTCCAATTCCTGGCTACTTGAACTCCCCTTTCACTCTGAATATGGTGGATAATCGCGGGTTTGATGTGTTCAGAAAGAGGCCTTTGACAAGTAGATCTTCTGATcaggagaggaagaaaggtGTGCCATGGACAGAAGATGAGCACAG GCGGTTTTTGATGGGCCTTGAGAAGTATGGTAAAGGCGACTGGAGAAACATCTCCAGGAACTTTGTGATCTCTAAAACTCCCACTCAAGTGGCAAGCCACGCTCAGAAGTACTTCATCAGGCAAAATTTGGGTGGAAAAGATAAGAGGCGGCCCAGCATCCATGATATCACGACTGTCCATCTCTCAGATGCTGCTCCAGCCCGCTGCAATGGCGAACCTCCTTCATTAGACGAGTCTAGTCTTCTTGCAGCCCCACATAAGAGCCCTGGCACCCCCAAAATACTGATCAACTGGAAGAAATCGAACGATGGAGCAGTTATCGTGTTGGACTCAAGCCATCACAGTCCATTACCGCAGTATCGGTATGAGATTGCTTCACAAGGGCTTAAGCTGCAGAGGGGTGCTCATGTTGGGACTCTCAACTCATTGCTTCAAATGCAGCCTGCAATATATCAAATTCACGGATGA
- the LOC127802041 gene encoding transcription factor DIVARICATA-like isoform X1: METLRPSSLYFSNLNLSMEERMITQWTREENKKFEKALAIYDEKTPDRWLKVAAMIPGKSVLDVMRQYEELEADVSDIEAGLVPIPGYLNSPFTLNMVDNRGFDVFRKRPLTSRSSDQERKKGVPWTEDEHRRFLMGLEKYGKGDWRNISRNFVISKTPTQVASHAQKYFIRQNLGGKDKRRPSIHDITTVHLSDAAPARCNGEPPSLDESSLLAAPHKSPGTPKILINWKKSNDGAVIVLDSSHHSPLPQYRYEIASQGLKLQRGAHVGTLNSLLQMQPAIYQIHG; encoded by the exons ATGGAAACTCTGCGTCCATCATCTTTGTACTTCTCTAATTTGAATCTGTCCATGGAAGAGAGAATGATCACACAATGGACTAGAGAAGAGAACAAGAAGTTTGAGAAAGCTCTGGCCATATACGACGAGAAAACGCCGGATCGATGGCTGAAAGTGGCGGCCATGATCCCTGGCAAGTCAGTTCTTGATGTGATGAGGCAGTACGAGGAATTGGAAGCAGATGTTAGTGACATAGAAGCTGGCCTAGTTCCAATTCCTGGCTACTTGAACTCCCCTTTCACTCTGAATATGGTGGATAATCGCGGGTTTGATGTGTTCAGAAAGAGGCCTTTGACAAGTAGATCTTCTGATcaggagaggaagaaaggtGTGCCATGGACAGAAGATGAGCACAG GCGGTTTTTGATGGGCCTTGAGAAGTATGGTAAAGGCGACTGGAGAAACATCTCCAGGAACTTTGTGATCTCTAAAACTCCCACTCAAGTGGCAAGCCACGCTCAGAAGTACTTCATCAGGCAAAATTTGGGTGGAAAAGATAAGAGGCGGCCCAGCATCCATGATATCACGACTGTCCATCTCTCAGATGCTGCTCCAGCCCGCTGCAATGGCGAACCTCCTTCATTAGACGAGTCTAGTCTTCTTGCAGCCCCACATAAGAGCCCTGGCACCCCCAAAATACTGATCAACTGGAAGAAATCGAACGATGGAGCAGTTATCGTGTTGGACTCAAGCCATCACAGTCCATTACCGCAGTATCGGTATGAGATTGCTTCACAAGGGCTTAAGCTGCAGAGGGGTGCTCATGTTGGGACTCTCAACTCATTGCTTCAAATGCAGCCTGCAATATATCAAATTCACGGATGA
- the LOC127802031 gene encoding coronatine-insensitive protein 1-like, with product MQDGKVNKVTGGMPDTVLECVINYIQDSRDRDAVSLVCRRWCEIDASTRKHVTIALCYTSTPQQLWRRFRHLESLKLKGKPRAAMFNLIPEDWGGYVTPWVEEIARSFTCLKALHFRRMIVRDSDLELLSQSRGRVLQAFKLDKCSGFSTDGLLHIGSSCRSLKTLFLEESSIVEKDGEWLHQLALNNTVLETLNFYMTDLVKVRFQDLELIARNCRSLVSVKISDCELLDLVGFFRAADALEEFGGGSFSELPERYSSMSFPRRLCCLGLTYMGRNEMSIVFPFASSLRRLDLLYALLDTDDHCLLIQKCPNLEVLETRNVIGDRGLEVLARCCKRMRRLRIERGADEPMEDEGGLVSHRGLIALAQGCLELEYFAVYVSDITNQSLECFGTHLKNLCDFRLVLLDNEQRVADLPLDNGVRALLQGCHRLRRFALYLRPGGLTDVGLSYIGRYSPNVRWMLLGCVGESDVGLLEFSKGCPSLQKLEMRACCFSEHALAIAVLQLPSLRYLWVQGYRPSPTGHDLLAMTRPFWNIELIPARQVVVAGHLGGPTVEHPAHILAYYSLVGQRTDFPDTVIPLDTAAVLNA from the exons ATGCAGGATGGAAAAGTGAATAAGGTGACTGGTGGAATGCCAGACACCGTGCTCGAGTGCGTGATCAATTACATACAAGACTCGCGTGACCGGGACGCGGTTTCGCTGGTGTGCCGGCGTTGGTGCGAGATCGACGCGTCGACTCGGAAGCATGTGACAATCGCCTTGTGCTACACCTCCACGCCGCAGCAGCTGTGGCGGAGGTTTCGGCACCTTGAGTCGCTGAAACTGAAGGGCAAGCCTAGGGCTGCGATGTTCAACCTGATACCGGAGGATTGGGGAGGGTACGTGACTCCCTGGGTGGAGGAGATTGCGAGGTCGTTCACTTGCTTAAAGGCGCTTCATTTTCGGCGGATGATTGTTAGGGACTCTGATCTCGAGCTCCTATCTCAGTCGCGTGGTCGGGTTTTACAAGCATTTAAGCTTGATAAATGCTCTGGATTCTCCACTGATGGGCTTCTGCATATCGGCAGCTCTTGCAG GAGTTTAAAAACCCTTTTTCTGGAAGAGAGCTCTATCGTGGAGAAAGATGGCGAATGGCTACATCAGCTTGCTTTAAACAACACAGTTCTTGAAACTTTGAACTTTTACATGACAGATCTTGTCAAAGTCAGATTCCAAGACCTCGAACTCATAGCCAGAAATTGTCGCTCCCTAGTTTCAGTTAAAATTAGTGATTGTGAActgttggatcttgttggtttttttcGTGCTGCAGATGCACTAGAAGAGTTTGGTGGGGGTTCTTTCAGTGAGCTGCCAGAAAGATACTCTTCTATGAGTTTTCCCCGAAGATTATGCTGTTTGGGTCTAACTTACATGGGGCGTAATGAAATGTCCATTGTATTTCCTTTTGCatcctcacttagaagattggATCTCCTCTATGCACTTTTGGATACAGATGACCATtgtcttttaattcaaaaatgtcCTAACTTGGAAGTTCTTGAG ACTAGGAATGTTATTGGAGACAGAGGATTGGAAGTTCTTGCTCGTTGTTGCAAGAGAATGAGGAGGCTTCGGATTGAACGAGGTGCTGATGAACCCATGGAGGATGAAGGGGGATTAGTTTCACACCGTGGATTAATTGCTTTGGCACAGGGCTGCTTGGAATTGGAATACTTTGCTGTGTATGTGTCTGATATCACAAATCAATCTCTGGAATGTTTTGGCACACACTTGAAAAACCTTTGTGACTTCCGTCTGGTCCTACTTGATAATGAACAAAGAGTCGCAGATTTACCACTTGACAATGGAGTTAGAGCCCTATTACAAGGTTGCCATAGGCTTAGAAGGTTTGCCCTGTATCTTCGGCCAGGGGGGCTGACTGATGTGGGACTCAGCTATATTGGCCGGTATAGTCCAAATGTTAGATGGATGCTTCTGGGTTGTGTTGGTGAATCTGATGTTGGGCTTCTTGAGTTCTCTAAGGGCTGCCCTAGCCTACAGAAGCTGGAAATGAGGGCCTGTTGCTTTAGTGAACATGCTTTGGCCATTGCTGTATTGCAGCTACCTTCTCTAAGGTATTTATGGGTGCAAGGGTATCGACCATCTCCAACCGGTCATGATCTTTTAGCCATGACTCGCCCCTTCTGGAATATTGAGTTAATCCCAGCAAGACAAGTAGTTGTTGCAGGTCATCTCGGGGGACCAACTGTTGAGCATCCTGCCCATATTCTGGCATATTACTCCCTTGTCGGACAAAGAACAGATTTTCCTGATACAGTTATACCTTTGGATACAGCTGCAGTTCTAAATGCGTAG